AATGGATAGCCATCACTGAGCCAACACTGGACAAATGCACATACATCATTCATATGAATTACTTACTTCTTATGTAAGAACTTCTGTCCTGGGGCATGGCTGTATCGGAGGAGCTTCCTCCTAGGATGCCATCAGCCATGGGCCGGCCAGTGTTTTGGCTGAGAGCCATCTCTTCAGCCTCTGTGAGAGGTGTTGGTGGTGGACCCCCACCAGTTTTTCGGGCCTCTGCCTTTTTCCTATTGGCTAATATGTAGGTAAAATGTGAACATATGCACCCAAGCCCACATTTAGAACCTTGTAAAAAGATTTAAACAATATTACATGCTGCCAGATTTAAGATGAAACTGTAGCTTTTGTGTCTTATAGACAAGCAAAACCTCCCAATCGTCCAGTGCCTACCTGTTTGTACTATATTTTTATACTTCATCTTTATTTGCTGCCAAGTGCGCTTTATGCCTGCTGGGTTACAACTGTAACAACGAAATTAAATTAGAGAGAATATAGAAAAACTAGTATTATTTCTTAAATATACATCAATCAACATCGTTCTTATCAATACTTACGCATTCACTCGGTCAGCTATTTTCTGCCACGCTTGTTCCCGTTCTTTCGCAGCAGCAATCgtgtttcctttttttgatATGGCATGCTCATATTCAGCATACGCCATCATTAATAATTCAAGCTCCACTGGGGTGAAATTGGAAGCGCGAGATTTGTTTCCTTGTGTTGTCATGGTGAATCATTTTCTCTGGATGCCATTGATAGAGCCTTTTTATGTGCTCGTGCACGCGTGACAATCAGGGTTAATTGAACTCAGAGTTTTGTAAACTAATCGT
The Paramormyrops kingsleyae isolate MSU_618 chromosome 4, PKINGS_0.4, whole genome shotgun sequence genome window above contains:
- the LOC140588920 gene encoding uncharacterized protein yields the protein MTTQGNKSRASNFTPVELELLMMAYAEYEHAISKKGNTIAAAKEREQAWQKIADRVNACNPAGIKRTWQQIKMKYKNIVQTANRKKAEARKTGGGPPPTPLTEAEEMALSQNTGRPMADGILGGSSSDTAMPQDRSSYIRITDGVISVVEPPDTHEMDEDTLSAVTGREDVEQPMSNAENLQGEPTASTATAQLTSLPVKQLYKIYLEKQIEKSDLEMEHIKQKMQKTLIEIQILEHQLKVGSGTS